From a region of the Streptomyces sp. NBC_01454 genome:
- a CDS encoding SDR family NAD(P)-dependent oxidoreductase, which produces MNLLDGLTCSVVVRGTDPVLRDHRVHGTRILPGVSFLDMIYRILRARGVDTSRVELRRVLFRNPVAAGPDFETELRVEFTADADGYRVFVTGTRRPTGETEPVLDCRLHLDVPFPAEAVDLSALRAGMPLKADMADLYALVRRTGIEHGEFMRARGTLHVGAHELLADLSLGPEAAAYAEYFHLHPAALDSSTLLPTQFATAGAGEAARPYIPMLIDSFRARGPVGDRTLVHATPPRATGPAGDLTTCDLRFFDADGGVLLWLRGLTSKRVREEDAITRLDGSARAAKPSGTTPAGAVPDGETTASLVRGLLAERLGRAEFDEEAGFYELGLDSTALLGIAADLERAYGTDFSPTLLFEHSSFETLVEYLGAYELPEGGARKAVGAPQEQDVREDVPAEVVWFEPRWRDAPLPPAPAPAPAPASVLTVDARTGCDWAALLTGHDACDVLWTPADPQDVEGEAVALTGFAAALLRNRRSPVRIVCHLPLGAAASAVSGLLRTLHREQPGVRAAVVCSPERADALAELTAGVPDMEVRYEAGRRLVREILPAPAPDRPARLRERGVYLITGGLGGVGLSLARHLARTVRARLVLCGRTAGDSARTAELSALGAEVQVVGADVSRAEDVRSVVDLALSRFGALDGVVHAAGVLRDGLIAGKSPADVRAVLAPKVTGTRLLYEATRDLGLDFLVLCSSTAAAWGNQGQADYACANAFLDRFAEGKPGVVSIGWPGWSDGGMPLDDRALRRMGLRAMDTPTAVDIMLRAAGSGRPHLVALVGSAAEITERFTPAVAAPTAAAPAVPEAAVSAVTAPAPPLPAACDGTGDEDDAIAVVGISGRYPGARTLDEFWENLKAGRDGITEVPADRWDHRAIHSDAKGVPGRSYGRWGGFVDGIDEFDAVFFHISPNEAAVLDPQERLFLQEAWHAFEEAGHAPSAWRGRSVGVFAGVMYNQYQLHGVRAEPGLVPSSFSASIANRVSYFLDLKGPSIALDTMCSSSLTALHLAVEAIRRGECEAALAGGVNLHVHPNKYLLLSQSSFLSTDGRCRAFGEGGDGYVPGEGVGVVLLRPLRDALRDGDHVHAVIRGTALNHGGHTGGFSVPDPASQAALVRDSLTAAGVDPADLGYLEAHGTGTSLGDPIEITALERAFDAVGAGRGPWPIGSVKSNIGHLESAAGIAALTKVVLQMRHRALAPSLHAEPLNPAVDWAGSRFRVQRTLEPWNPPADAPLTAAISSFGAGGANAHVVLAEHPLARGPQAPEEDRPQLFVLSAKDVTRLDETVARMLAHLDRAGRGAGPEALERILTEVVGFPVDPGEPFSELGLDYPRLTRLARRIQEEFGVRLHVDGGTTPAELTRRLTGTGGGVDPAALAFTLWSGRDHLDERLAVVATTTAEFADALRTGTGRYRGRRRRSAAPVHGDDLRELARGWVEGAAISLPAPDRPRRLSLPGYPFARERHWVTTTRTPSGSSPGAAEEVELPDGHVFSERISTAEQPWLADHTVDGVVLVPGTYFIDLALRAGARLHCPRIAELVTHTPLASGEADLRLVVDLAEPDGTRAFRIHARTGDGGWTSHVTGVLAPAPEEPPASPALPADAEELDVTRLYETLTGYGPAFRGLRRAWRTADAAFADVALPDGVADRGPGAHALHPVLLDAALHTVALTSALDGDSPYLPFAWSGVRVHAPGATAARVRLVHHRADAVELLLTDHAGAPVASVDSVVLRRADAPAEPLHQVEWLPVETPEPSPGARYAVVGPDPEGIGAALAASGARLVRAADLDALTDVPPVVVLPVPAAPSGAAEGAPAARALTTEVLGRLQQWLAGRRFASARLVLVTTAPGLATAAAWGLVRSAQSEHPGRFGLVDAEDLAPLQRALGSDEPHLRLLDGRVLGARLVRVPAAVPAPAPRPAGTVLVTGASGALAGPVVRHLVERHGVRDLLLVSRSGRVPAGLAGLDARVEAAACDVADRVALQTLLAGRRVTMAVHAAGVLDDGVVTALDADRLERVLRPKTEGAAHLADLLPEAELVLFSSVAGVLGGPGQGNYAAANAFLDALARQRAAAGRRAVSVAWGPWALDEGMAADRDRLARGGIEPLPTGAALALLDAALAGPHPAVTVLRLGRGPVAVVPHVLRSLVRTTAAAPAADPGLARLGPDERRARLSALVRGQAAAVLGYADAGLIESDRSFQELGFDSLSSIEFRNRLGTAVGLSLEATLVFDHPTPADLVTHLDERFTGESEATDLPTLFAAFDRLAAALTAAATDDVSRDRTAERVRGLLDHLTPHTATAPVTAFASATDDEVFALIDAELGSPLPGLEERSR; this is translated from the coding sequence ATGAACCTGTTGGACGGCCTGACCTGCTCCGTGGTGGTGCGCGGTACCGACCCGGTGCTGCGTGACCACCGCGTGCACGGCACGCGCATCCTGCCCGGAGTGTCGTTCCTCGACATGATCTACCGGATCCTGCGGGCCCGTGGCGTCGACACCTCCCGCGTGGAGCTGCGCCGCGTGCTCTTCCGCAACCCCGTGGCCGCGGGCCCGGACTTCGAGACCGAACTGCGGGTGGAGTTCACAGCGGACGCGGACGGCTACCGGGTCTTCGTCACCGGAACCCGCCGCCCCACGGGCGAGACCGAACCGGTCCTCGACTGCCGGCTCCACCTGGACGTGCCCTTCCCGGCCGAGGCCGTCGACCTGTCCGCCCTGCGCGCGGGCATGCCCCTCAAGGCCGACATGGCCGACCTGTACGCGCTCGTCCGCCGGACCGGCATCGAGCACGGGGAGTTCATGCGTGCCCGGGGCACCCTGCACGTCGGCGCGCACGAGCTGCTCGCGGACCTGTCGCTGGGCCCGGAGGCCGCCGCGTACGCGGAGTACTTCCACCTGCACCCGGCCGCGCTGGACTCGTCGACCCTGCTGCCGACGCAGTTCGCCACGGCCGGGGCCGGCGAGGCGGCCCGGCCCTACATCCCGATGCTCATCGACTCCTTCCGGGCCCGAGGGCCGGTCGGGGACCGCACCCTGGTGCACGCCACCCCGCCCCGCGCCACCGGCCCGGCCGGCGACCTGACCACCTGTGACCTGCGCTTCTTCGACGCCGACGGCGGCGTCCTGCTGTGGCTGCGAGGCCTCACCTCGAAGCGCGTCCGGGAGGAGGACGCCATCACCCGGCTGGACGGCTCCGCGCGCGCGGCGAAGCCGTCGGGTACCACGCCGGCCGGCGCGGTACCCGACGGGGAGACCACGGCGAGCCTGGTGCGCGGCCTGCTCGCCGAACGGCTCGGCCGCGCCGAGTTCGACGAGGAGGCGGGCTTCTACGAGCTGGGCCTGGACTCGACGGCGCTGCTGGGCATTGCCGCCGACCTGGAGCGCGCGTACGGCACCGACTTCTCGCCCACCCTGCTGTTCGAGCACAGCTCCTTCGAGACCCTCGTCGAGTACCTGGGCGCGTACGAACTGCCCGAGGGCGGGGCCCGCAAGGCCGTCGGGGCGCCGCAGGAGCAGGACGTACGCGAGGACGTGCCCGCCGAGGTGGTCTGGTTCGAGCCCCGCTGGCGTGACGCGCCGCTGCCGCCGGCACCGGCACCGGCACCGGCTCCGGCCTCCGTCCTGACCGTCGACGCGCGGACCGGGTGCGACTGGGCGGCCCTGCTCACCGGGCACGACGCCTGCGACGTGCTCTGGACCCCCGCCGATCCGCAGGACGTCGAGGGCGAGGCCGTCGCCCTGACCGGCTTCGCGGCCGCCCTGCTGCGCAACCGGCGCAGCCCCGTACGGATCGTCTGCCACCTGCCCCTGGGCGCGGCGGCCTCGGCGGTCTCGGGTCTGCTGCGCACGCTCCACCGGGAGCAGCCCGGCGTACGCGCCGCGGTGGTGTGCTCGCCGGAGCGCGCCGATGCCCTGGCCGAACTCACCGCGGGCGTACCGGATATGGAGGTGCGCTACGAGGCGGGCAGGCGCCTGGTGCGCGAGATCCTGCCCGCCCCGGCCCCGGACCGGCCGGCCCGGCTGCGCGAACGAGGCGTGTACCTGATCACGGGCGGCCTCGGCGGAGTGGGCCTGTCCCTCGCCCGGCACCTGGCGCGGACCGTGCGGGCCCGGCTCGTGCTCTGCGGACGGACGGCGGGCGACAGCGCGCGGACCGCCGAGCTGAGCGCCCTCGGGGCCGAGGTGCAGGTGGTCGGCGCGGACGTCTCCCGCGCCGAGGACGTGCGCAGCGTGGTCGACCTGGCGCTCTCCCGGTTCGGCGCGCTGGACGGGGTGGTGCACGCCGCCGGTGTGCTGCGCGACGGGCTGATCGCGGGCAAGAGCCCCGCGGACGTCCGTGCCGTGCTGGCGCCCAAGGTCACCGGCACCCGCCTGCTGTACGAGGCCACCCGGGACCTGGGGCTGGACTTCCTCGTGCTCTGCTCGTCCACGGCCGCCGCCTGGGGGAACCAGGGCCAGGCCGACTACGCCTGCGCCAACGCCTTCCTCGACCGGTTCGCCGAGGGCAAGCCGGGGGTCGTGTCGATCGGGTGGCCCGGCTGGTCGGACGGAGGCATGCCGCTCGACGACCGCGCGCTGCGCCGGATGGGCCTGAGGGCCATGGACACCCCGACCGCGGTGGACATCATGCTGCGGGCCGCCGGCAGCGGCCGGCCGCACCTGGTGGCGCTCGTGGGCTCGGCGGCCGAGATCACCGAACGGTTCACCCCTGCCGTCGCGGCCCCCACGGCCGCGGCCCCCGCCGTTCCGGAGGCGGCCGTCTCCGCCGTCACCGCCCCCGCGCCCCCCCTGCCGGCGGCCTGCGACGGCACCGGTGACGAGGACGACGCGATCGCCGTCGTGGGCATCAGCGGCCGCTACCCGGGCGCCCGCACGCTCGACGAGTTCTGGGAGAACCTCAAGGCCGGCCGGGACGGCATCACCGAGGTGCCCGCCGACCGCTGGGACCACCGCGCGATCCACAGCGACGCCAAGGGTGTGCCAGGACGCTCGTACGGCCGCTGGGGCGGATTCGTCGACGGCATCGACGAGTTCGACGCCGTCTTCTTCCACATCTCGCCCAACGAGGCCGCCGTCCTCGACCCGCAGGAGCGGCTGTTCCTCCAGGAGGCCTGGCACGCCTTCGAGGAGGCGGGACACGCCCCCTCCGCCTGGCGGGGCCGCTCCGTCGGCGTGTTCGCCGGCGTGATGTACAACCAGTACCAACTGCACGGCGTCCGTGCGGAACCGGGTCTCGTGCCCTCGTCGTTCAGCGCCTCGATCGCCAACCGCGTCTCCTACTTCCTCGACCTCAAGGGGCCGAGCATCGCGCTCGACACCATGTGCTCCTCCTCGCTGACGGCGCTGCACCTGGCCGTCGAGGCGATCCGGCGGGGCGAGTGCGAGGCCGCCCTCGCGGGAGGCGTCAACCTGCACGTCCACCCCAACAAGTACCTGCTGCTCAGCCAGTCGTCCTTCCTCTCCACCGACGGTCGCTGCCGGGCCTTCGGCGAGGGCGGCGACGGCTATGTGCCCGGCGAGGGCGTCGGCGTGGTGCTGCTGCGGCCGCTGCGCGACGCGCTGCGCGACGGAGACCACGTACACGCCGTTATCCGCGGTACGGCCCTCAATCACGGTGGTCACACCGGTGGGTTCTCCGTGCCCGACCCGGCCTCGCAGGCCGCCCTCGTCCGCGACTCGCTCACGGCGGCGGGAGTGGACCCCGCCGACCTCGGCTACCTGGAGGCCCACGGCACCGGCACCAGCCTGGGCGACCCGATCGAGATCACCGCCCTGGAGCGGGCCTTCGACGCCGTCGGCGCGGGCCGGGGGCCCTGGCCCATCGGCTCCGTGAAGTCGAACATCGGCCACCTGGAGTCGGCGGCGGGCATCGCCGCCCTCACCAAGGTCGTCCTCCAGATGCGTCACCGCGCACTGGCGCCCTCGCTGCACGCCGAGCCGCTCAACCCGGCGGTGGACTGGGCGGGTTCGCGGTTCCGCGTGCAGCGCACCCTGGAACCCTGGAACCCGCCCGCGGACGCTCCGCTCACCGCGGCGATCAGTTCCTTCGGCGCGGGCGGCGCCAACGCCCACGTGGTGCTGGCCGAACACCCGCTCGCGCGTGGCCCGCAGGCCCCGGAAGAGGACCGTCCCCAGCTCTTCGTGCTCTCGGCGAAGGACGTCACCCGGCTCGACGAGACCGTGGCGCGGATGCTCGCCCACCTCGACCGGGCCGGCCGGGGCGCGGGCCCCGAAGCCCTGGAGCGGATCCTCACCGAGGTCGTGGGCTTTCCCGTCGATCCCGGTGAACCCTTCTCGGAACTCGGCCTCGACTACCCGCGCCTGACCCGCCTCGCCCGCCGCATCCAGGAGGAGTTCGGCGTCCGGCTCCACGTCGACGGGGGGACGACCCCGGCCGAGCTGACGCGCCGCCTCACCGGTACCGGCGGCGGCGTGGACCCGGCGGCGCTCGCCTTCACGCTCTGGTCCGGACGCGACCACCTCGACGAGCGGCTCGCCGTCGTCGCCACGACGACGGCCGAGTTCGCCGACGCGCTCCGCACCGGCACGGGCCGGTACCGCGGACGAAGGCGCCGCTCCGCCGCACCAGTGCACGGCGACGACCTGCGCGAGCTGGCCCGGGGCTGGGTCGAGGGCGCCGCGATCAGCCTGCCCGCGCCCGACCGGCCGCGACGGCTCTCGCTGCCCGGCTACCCCTTCGCCCGCGAGCGCCACTGGGTCACCACCACCCGGACCCCGTCCGGGAGTTCGCCGGGCGCGGCCGAAGAGGTCGAACTGCCGGACGGACACGTGTTCAGTGAGCGGATCTCCACGGCGGAGCAGCCCTGGCTGGCCGACCACACCGTGGACGGCGTCGTCCTGGTACCCGGGACGTACTTCATCGACCTGGCCCTGCGGGCGGGAGCCCGGCTGCACTGCCCGCGGATCGCCGAACTCGTCACCCACACACCGCTGGCATCGGGCGAGGCCGACCTGCGCCTCGTCGTGGACCTCGCCGAGCCCGACGGTACGCGGGCCTTCCGGATCCACGCCCGCACCGGGGACGGCGGCTGGACGAGCCACGTCACCGGCGTCCTCGCCCCCGCACCCGAGGAGCCACCGGCGTCCCCGGCCCTGCCCGCTGACGCCGAGGAACTCGACGTCACCCGCCTCTACGAGACGCTCACGGGGTACGGGCCCGCCTTCCGTGGCCTGCGCCGCGCCTGGCGCACCGCCGACGCCGCCTTCGCGGACGTCGCCCTACCCGACGGTGTCGCCGACAGGGGTCCCGGGGCGCACGCGCTGCACCCCGTACTGCTCGACGCCGCCCTGCACACCGTGGCCCTCACCTCGGCCCTCGACGGGGACAGCCCCTACCTGCCGTTCGCCTGGTCCGGCGTACGCGTCCACGCCCCGGGAGCGACCGCCGCCCGGGTACGACTGGTCCACCACCGGGCCGACGCGGTCGAGCTCCTCCTCACGGACCACGCGGGCGCGCCCGTGGCCTCCGTCGACTCGGTGGTGCTGCGCCGGGCGGACGCTCCGGCCGAGCCGCTCCACCAAGTGGAGTGGCTGCCCGTAGAGACCCCCGAGCCGTCACCGGGGGCCCGCTACGCGGTCGTCGGCCCGGACCCGGAGGGGATCGGCGCCGCCCTGGCGGCCTCCGGGGCGCGGCTGGTGCGGGCCGCGGATCTGGACGCCCTGACGGACGTGCCGCCGGTGGTGGTCCTGCCCGTCCCGGCCGCCCCGTCCGGCGCCGCCGAGGGGGCCCCGGCCGCCCGCGCCCTCACCACCGAGGTGCTCGGCCGGCTCCAGCAGTGGCTCGCCGGCCGCCGGTTCGCGTCCGCGCGGCTGGTCCTCGTCACCACCGCCCCGGGCCTGGCCACGGCCGCGGCCTGGGGACTGGTGCGCTCCGCCCAGTCCGAACACCCGGGCCGCTTCGGCCTCGTGGACGCCGAGGACCTCGCGCCGCTGCAGCGCGCGCTCGGTTCCGACGAACCGCACCTGCGCCTGCTCGACGGCCGGGTGCTCGGAGCCCGGCTGGTCCGCGTACCGGCCGCTGTGCCGGCGCCCGCACCGCGCCCGGCCGGCACCGTCCTGGTGACCGGTGCGAGCGGCGCCCTCGCCGGACCGGTGGTCCGCCACCTCGTCGAGCGGCACGGCGTACGCGACCTGCTGCTGGTCAGCCGCAGCGGCCGGGTCCCGGCCGGGTTGGCCGGGCTGGACGCCCGGGTCGAGGCGGCCGCCTGTGACGTGGCCGATCGCGTCGCCCTGCAGACCCTGCTGGCCGGCCGCCGGGTGACCATGGCCGTGCACGCTGCGGGAGTACTGGACGACGGAGTGGTCACCGCCCTCGACGCGGACCGCCTGGAGCGGGTGCTGCGGCCCAAGACCGAAGGCGCCGCCCACCTCGCCGACCTGCTGCCCGAGGCCGAACTGGTGCTGTTCTCCTCCGTGGCGGGCGTACTGGGCGGCCCGGGGCAGGGCAACTACGCCGCCGCCAACGCCTTCCTCGATGCCCTCGCCCGGCAGCGCGCCGCAGCCGGCCGCCGGGCCGTGTCCGTGGCCTGGGGGCCGTGGGCGCTCGACGAGGGCATGGCCGCCGACCGGGACCGCCTGGCCCGCGGCGGCATCGAACCGCTTCCCACCGGGGCGGCCCTCGCACTGCTCGACGCGGCCCTCGCCGGACCGCACCCGGCGGTCACCGTCCTGCGGCTCGGGCGCGGTCCGGTCGCCGTCGTACCGCACGTGCTGCGCAGCCTGGTGCGCACCACGGCGGCAGCCCCGGCCGCCGACCCGGGCCTGGCCCGCCTCGGTCCCGACGAGCGGCGCGCCAGGCTGTCGGCGCTGGTCCGGGGACAAGCCGCAGCCGTCCTCGGCTACGCGGACGCCGGCCTGATCGAATCCGACCGGTCCTTCCAGGAACTCGGCTTCGACTCGCTGAGCTCCATCGAGTTCCGCAACCGGCTGGGCACGGCCGTCGGCCTGTCGCTGGAGGCCACGCTCGTCTTCGACCACCCCACCCCGGCCGATCTGGTCACCCACCTCGACGAGCGGTTCACCGGCGAGTCCGAGGCGACCGACCTGCCGACCCTGTTCGCGGCCTTCGATCGCCTGGCCGCCGCCCTCACGGCGGCGGCCACGGACGACGTGTCCCGCGACCGCACTGCGGAACGCGTCCGCGGCCTGCTCGACCACCTGACACCTCACACCGCGACAGCACCCGTCACCGCCTTCGCCTCGGCGACCGACGACGAGGTCTTCGCCCTGATCGACGCCGAGCTCGGCAGCCCGCTGCCGGGACTGGAGGAACGCTCCCGATGA